The genome window GAATTGGCCGCGTATAGGTCGGGAGTAGCGTCCTGCATCCCCAGAATTCGCTCGAACTGGGGCTTGATCTGTTTCGCAAATTCGGGGGCGATTCGCCAGTGGGCTGTGTTCAGGTCCAGTGCGCCACTCATGCTGCCAGCCGCGCAATAGAGATCGGGGTGTCGCGTTGCCAGATACAAAGCCCCGTGTCCGCCCATACTCAAGCCTGTAATGACCCGCCCTTTGCGATCCCGAATGGTGCGATACGTATTGTCAATTTTAGAGAGAACTTCCTGCGTAATATAGGTCTCGAACAGGTTATCTTTCTGGATCGGACTATCCAGATAACCGCTTAGCTTTTCGCCTTCCGGTGTTACGATAATCAGGTTGTACTGATCGGCCAGCGTATGCAGCAGCAATTTATTGGGCGTTTGCCGCAGCCAGTCGCTAAACTGACCGCCACCACCGTGTAGGAGGTACAAAACCGGATAGGCGGCTTTACTTTTCGCATAGCTGGCAGGCAGCACTACAGCCGCCCGAAGCTTTTTCTGCATGGCCGCACTCGGGATGTCGAGCGTATCGACGGTTGCCCCGAAGGAGCAAATGGAAATCAGCAGACACAATAAACTAAACGATAAACGCATCGATGGTCAGGAACGAATAAGTGTGAAGATAGATGAGTGGCAGATGGGACGTTACCGGAACAGCAACGGCGCGTATTCGTTGAGGTACTGCCGCCAATTGATCCAGGTATGCCCGCCGTCGGTTTCTTTATACTGGTACTTGATATTGTGTTTGTCGAGCAAAGCAATCGTCTTCTTGTTGGCGTCCATCACGAAATCATCTTTACCAATCTCGATCCAGAAGAGTTTTTTGCCTTTGTTGAAATTACTGTCGTTCAGGACTTTCGCGTATTTTGTTTCGGCCTCATCGACGGTCGCGCCGAAAAATCCCGAACTGAACACGCCGACATAGTTGAACAATTCGGGATGTGTCAGCGTAACATCCAGCGTCTGGAAACCACCCATGGACAACCCCGCGATGGCCCGGTTTTCCTGATTGGTCAGCGTTCGGTATGTTTTTTCGACGTGCGGCATCACATCCTTGAGCAATTCATCGGCAAACAGCGACCGCATCCGGTTCATCGTTTCATTAGTAGGCATACCCGTTTGAGGAGGCATCGGCATACTCCCGTTGGGCATAACAACCACCATCGGCTTTACTTTGCCAGCCGCCAGTAAATTATCCATGATGAAACCCGAGCGTCCGACGGTGTTCCAGCCGGAGTCGTCGTCACCCGCACCGTGCAACAGATAAAAGACCGGGTATTTTGTTGTTCCTTTTTCGTAGCCGGGGGGCGTGTATACATGCATCCGGCGCATCATACCCAGCGATTTCGACTGATACCAAACTTCCCGCACGTCGCCGTGAGGCACCGGCTGATTATCCTCAAACGCCGTTTCGGTACCGGGTACGGCCATTACGTTTTCCAGACTACTGATCCCCTGCTTGATGACCGGATTTTTCGGGTCCATCGTACGAACCCCATCAACCATCAGCGTGTAGGTGTAGTAATCCGGTTTTAGCGGGCCAACCAGTGTCGACCAGACACCCTGTTCACTTTTGGTCAGGCTGAGTGGTTTGGGCTGCCCCAGAAAATCGCCTGTTACTGTCACGTCGCTCGCTTTGGGCGCGTAGATGCTGATCATAACGCGCTTGTCAGCCATAACCTTTGGCGATTTGAGCGTATCGTTCGGCGTGGGTTGACGTTGGGGTGCCTGCGCAACCACCCGAAGGGTAACCAGACTGATGGCCAGCAGTGTGTAGCAAAGCCGGTTTACAATTGGATGCTGATTCATGGGTATAGGAAAGTTAGCAGAACGGAACAGGTTGTCCTGAACGAGTCTGTTCATAGGAAAGCCAATGTCGATAGCTAATTTACTCGCAGGTGGTAGTTGCAGGCCTATTGATCAGCGCGGTATAAACGAAAAAGCCCGATGATCGGTTGACAATCATCGGGCCTACTGTACGTTACATTGCGTTGGGCTTACTTCTTGGCGTCGGCCGTTTCGCCTTCCTGCTTCACGAATTCACCGCTGGCTTTCACTTCAACTTCATCACTTACAACAACGACAGGGATCGTACCAATGCCGAAATCGGAACGTTTGATCGAACTGGCGATTTTGAAGCCAACTTTTTCCTGCTCTTTGCCGCCCATGCCTTTCATTTTGACGGGACCAACCATTGTTACGTCCAGTGTAACGGGTTTCGTCACGCCATGCATGGTCAGATTACCCGTTGCCGTGTATTTTTTCGCGTCTACTTTCTTGAACGATGTGCTTTTGAACGTCAGCGTTGGGTATTTGGCCGCGTCAAAAAAGTCGGGACCTTTCAGGTGGCCATCCCGGCGTTCGTTGTCGGTGTTGATACTGTTTACGTCGGCGGTCAGTTCGAGAACGGCATCGGACAGATCAGGTTTCGACGAGATAACTTTAGCGTCGAACGTTTTAAAATTGCCATCCACTTCGGCCAGCAAATTGTGGGTAACGTTGAATCCAACGCGTGAGTGCGATTTATCGACCGTCCACGTTTGGGCCAATGAAACGCCGGAAACAAACAGGCAAGCAGCAAATACGGTAAGTGTTTTCATGTGTAAACTGGTTTTTTAAGTGGAATTCAGTACAAATGGTAACGGTTGGTTATTGACTCGAACGGTAAGAAAGCAGGTAATCGGCTGATAAGCAAAACTACTTTCCTCAAATCGCCTGTCAGGATAGCGAATACAGGTTGAAATGCGTTCTGTTTGTCTACTGATTAACAATCGAGTGGACTGCTTATCGCTTGCCAATCAACCAACTGTGTTGCGAAGTTGGGAACGATAAAGCCGGTTTTGAAATCTACTATAGCGGAGTGCCCATTTTGAGTAGTTGAAACCGGTATTTTACCGGCTGAATACCTAAGTAGCTCACCCGCCAGGCGTTAGGATCGCTTTTGAAGTCGTTCAAATAACATCCGAAACCAGACCGAAAATGTATGGGGAGCACTACGCATTTCCTGCGCCAGATCATCGGGTGCTATCCAGCGAACGGCGCAGGCTTCGTCAGAATTGAACGGAATTGGTCCCTGATAATGACCCATAAATACGTGATCAAATTCATGCTCGGTCAAACCGTTGGGTAATTCGGCGTGATACCGAAAACTGAACAGCGGCTTCAGCGTAGTTCGGAATCCCATTTCTTCGTAGAGCCGTTGCTGAGCCTGTTCTGCCGTATCGTGCGGATGGCTGGGATGGCCGCAACAGGTGTTTGACCACAGACCACCGGAATGGTATTTTTCATGGGCTCGCTGTTGAAGCAGGTATTCGCCCTGGTCATTGAAGATCAGGACCGAAAACGCCCGGTGAAGGTCGCCTGACTCATGAACCGCTAGTTTTTCGGCAGTTCCCAGGATTTCGTCCTGTTCATTAACGAGCAGAACGGTTGGTGAGGAGATATGCGTAGTTGTCATACGTGGGGAGACGTTCTAAATGATTGGCCAGACTGTCCTACCGCTTGTAACACATAAACGGATGAGTAGGGTTTTATCGTTTACCGAGCCTGGGCAAAAAGCGGAATTTGTCGTTCGATTACTGCTGTTCCTTACCGGTTTATGCATAAAACGTTGACAGATGCTTCCGGTGAAGAAACCACGAAGTTACGTCCGGATCGGTCGTGTGCCTCCGCAATTTGGCTACAAAACTATATAGTGAGGGGGCATTTCCTCTTTGCTGGCTAGCCGTATTTGCCCGCAATCATAGTCTGGTATCGGAATAAAAGCGTATTTGCCAGTTCTATTTTCCTTACACCTATGTCTGATCAAATGGCCACCGAACGGGCTGTGATGCCCGTTGCGCATAATCCAGTTCTTGAGCGACGAACCGTCGAAAATGCGAACCGTAACCTGTTGAAATACCTGCGGCTGGGGCTATCTGTGCTGGATGTGGGTTGCGGATCAGGGGCAATAACCCGCAGTA of Spirosoma agri contains these proteins:
- a CDS encoding alpha/beta hydrolase codes for the protein MRLSFSLLCLLISICSFGATVDTLDIPSAAMQKKLRAAVVLPASYAKSKAAYPVLYLLHGGGGQFSDWLRQTPNKLLLHTLADQYNLIIVTPEGEKLSGYLDSPIQKDNLFETYITQEVLSKIDNTYRTIRDRKGRVITGLSMGGHGALYLATRHPDLYCAAGSMSGALDLNTAHWRIAPEFAKQIKPQFERILGMQDATPDLYAANSVVNMADKMKANGLKLIIDCGVDDFLIEPNRELHRRLVYNQTPHDYTEHPGGHTWDYWENSLPYHILFFTKILKANGAVAP
- a CDS encoding esterase; this translates as MNQHPIVNRLCYTLLAISLVTLRVVAQAPQRQPTPNDTLKSPKVMADKRVMISIYAPKASDVTVTGDFLGQPKPLSLTKSEQGVWSTLVGPLKPDYYTYTLMVDGVRTMDPKNPVIKQGISSLENVMAVPGTETAFEDNQPVPHGDVREVWYQSKSLGMMRRMHVYTPPGYEKGTTKYPVFYLLHGAGDDDSGWNTVGRSGFIMDNLLAAGKVKPMVVVMPNGSMPMPPQTGMPTNETMNRMRSLFADELLKDVMPHVEKTYRTLTNQENRAIAGLSMGGFQTLDVTLTHPELFNYVGVFSSGFFGATVDEAETKYAKVLNDSNFNKGKKLFWIEIGKDDFVMDANKKTIALLDKHNIKYQYKETDGGHTWINWRQYLNEYAPLLFR
- a CDS encoding YceI family protein — protein: MKTLTVFAACLFVSGVSLAQTWTVDKSHSRVGFNVTHNLLAEVDGNFKTFDAKVISSKPDLSDAVLELTADVNSINTDNERRDGHLKGPDFFDAAKYPTLTFKSTSFKKVDAKKYTATGNLTMHGVTKPVTLDVTMVGPVKMKGMGGKEQEKVGFKIASSIKRSDFGIGTIPVVVVSDEVEVKASGEFVKQEGETADAKK
- the idi gene encoding isopentenyl-diphosphate Delta-isomerase is translated as MTTTHISSPTVLLVNEQDEILGTAEKLAVHESGDLHRAFSVLIFNDQGEYLLQQRAHEKYHSGGLWSNTCCGHPSHPHDTAEQAQQRLYEEMGFRTTLKPLFSFRYHAELPNGLTEHEFDHVFMGHYQGPIPFNSDEACAVRWIAPDDLAQEMRSAPHTFSVWFRMLFERLQKRS